The genomic region TAAAATCTCGAAACGTTATGTAAATGTCATATAATTTGTCATCAAATTCAACATATTTTGCTAAAAATCGTTCTCATTTCAGAATCTCAGACCAATTTTAGGACTTCACAACGTTAAAACCTCAAAACTTTTACACTTTTTTACTTTTACATGCTAGGCCGTATGTATATTATACATAAGCATCAATTATCGATGTTATATTAATGTAATATGCGATCCACTCTAAACAAGTGACTCATTTTTTAAATAAAGAAAAGACGCTGTTCACGAATAATTCGTAATCAGCGCCTCTCATCATACAATTCCGAACGAAGTCAGGATATTTTCATACAACATTTACCGTTTACGTTCATAAAATTCGAATGTATACGCGTGAACATTTTTCTCATCCTGCTCGCCTTCAATCTGTTCAATCAGTTCCCATTCCGACCAGTCCACTTCAGGGAAAAAGGTATCTCCCTCAAAATTCTCATGAATTTTGGTCACCACAAGACGATCTGCAAGTGGCAAGAACTCGCGGTACACTTGGGAACCCCCAATTACGCAAAGTTCCTCACCTTTGGTTACGCTCAGACCCTCTTCAATCGTATGCACGATCTCAGCTTGTTGCACTTTGTAGTTCAGATCTCTTGTCACTACGATATTACGGCGCTGAGGAAGCGGCTTTCCGCCAAAAGATTCCCACGTGTTACGCCCCATGATAATCGTTTTGTTCAGCGTACGTTGTTTGAAAAAGGCCATATCTTTGGGTAGACGCCATGGAATCGAATTGTTCAATCCGATCACACCGTTCTCCCCCATTGCCCATACAAGTTCAATACTCAAGGGTAATACACTCCTTCAATCCAAGTATCTTATAGAGGTTGATCACGTAATTAAACTGCAATTGGAGCTTTAATGCCCGGATGATGCTGGTAGTTCTCAAACTCAAAGTCTTCAAACTTATAATTGAAAATAGAGTCCGGTTTACGCTTGATTACCAGCTTAGGTAAAGCATAGGGTTCACGCTCCAGCTGCGTTTTGACCTGGTCCACATGGTTAGAGTAGATGTGAACATCCCCTCCAGACCAGATGAATTCCCCCACCTCAAGATCACATTGCTGCGCAATCATATTCGTCAAGAGCGCATAACTCGCGATGTTAAACGGCAACCCGAGGAACGTATCCACGGACCGCATCGTTAGCATACAGGATAATTTACCCTCTGCAACGTAAAACTGAAACGCAAAATGACAAGGCGGAAGTTTCATATGATTGATCTCAGCCACATTCCATGCACTGACAAGGTGACGGCGAGAATCCGGATTATTTTTGATCGAATCAATTACTGCGGCGATCTGATCAATTTTTTCTCCGTTTGGTGCTTCCCATGTGCGCCACTGCGAGCCATATACTGGTCCGAGATCCCCATTTTCATCCGCCCAGTCGTCCCAGATCTTCACACCGTTTTCTTTCAAATAAGATATATTGGTATCGCCACTCAAAAACCATAACAGTTCATGAATAACCGATTTGAGATGAATTCGTTTGGTTGTTACCAGCGGAAATCCTTCGGAGAGATCATAACGGAGCTGTCTGCCGAATACGGATTGTGTTCCTGTTCCGGTACGATCTCCTTTATGCACGCCGTTGTTCAGAATATCCTGTAATAAATCGAGATAGTTTTTCATGTTGAAATCTCCTCACTGTTATACTACTCCAGAATAGAATTAGCTCGTATATCAATTGAACTAAAACCATTTACACTTGCCCACTCCGATGACCGAACAACCTTTCGATCGCTGTTATCCCCTGATTTTTTCGATTCCCTTTTCCAAAGGGAAAAATCCGGTGATAAAGGCGAACGCTTCGCTTCTTTAGGCTCTTTCCGTCCTCTGCGTTCTCATGTAAAAGTTTAATTCAACTAATACGGCCCTATACTACTCTAATCATTATTACAGTGTACCACAAATGAGGAATTCGTTGTATTGTAATCAGATATACAAATCAAGGTATAACCTTTTAAACTTTGCTCTTATTTCAATCAAAAAAAGAGACGAATAACGCGTTAGCGTCATTCGTCTCTTCTGATTTACGTATAATGCCGGACGGATCCGAAACTTAGATGATCTTAACGGGAGATGATGTGGATCGGGTGACCCATAACCAATTCCGCAGCTTCCATCACGATTTCGCCCAAAGTTGGGTGAGCGTGAATTGTGAGAGCCAGATCTTCCAATGTAGCACCCATCTCAATTGCCAAACCAAGCTCAGCAATCAGGTTGGAAGCTTCCAGACCTACGATTTGGCAACCCAATACGAGGCCGCTTTCTTCGTCAGCTACGATTTTCACGAAGCCTTCAGCGTGGTTCAAAGATACAGCACGGCCGTTACCCGCATAAGGGAATTTGCCTGCTTTTACTTTGTAACCTTTTTCTTTAGCTTCTTTTTCAGTGTAACCTACGCTGGAACACTCTGGATCTGTGAATACAACTGCTGGCATACATTTGTAGTCAACTACAGATGGTTGTCCTGCGATTGCTTCAGCAGCCACTTTACCTTCATAAGAAGCTTTGTGTGCCAGAGCCAGACCAGATACGATGTCACCGATAGCGAAGATGTGAGGAATGCTAGTACGACCTTGGTGGTCAACTTTGACAAATCCACGCTCGTCAACGTCAACACCAATCATGTCGAGACCCAGTTCTCCATCTGTGTTTGGACGACGTCCAACAGTTACCAGCAGGTAATCTGCAGTTACTTCTTTGGACTCACCATTTACAGAGTACTTCACAGTTACATCTTTATCCGTTTGCTCAGCACTTTCAGCTTTTGCACCCGTTACGATTTCGATGCCTGTTTTCTTCATGTTTTTAGCAACAAGGCTAGTCATGTCTTTATCGAAACCTGGCAGTACTGTATCCAAACCTTCAATGATTGTTACTTTCGCACCGAATTTGGAGTACATTTGGCCAAGCTCAGCACCAATATATCCACCACCGATAACGATCATGCTTTTTGGTACTTCTGGCAAGTTCAAAGCTTCTGTCGAAGACAGAATGCGTCCGCCAAACGGGAAAGGTTTCAGTTCGATTGGACGGGAACCTGTTGCGATAATAGCATTTTTAAATTTGTAACGTGGAGACTCGTGGTCATTGAATACACGAGCTTCGTTTTCGTTGATGAACATGCACTCACCGTTGAAAACTTCAACTTTGTTGCCTTTGAGCAAACCAGCTACGCCGCCAGTCATTTTCTTAACAACGCCGTTTTTGAACTCTTGAGTTTTGCTGAAGTCCACTTTTACGTTCTCAGCAGAGATACCAAAAGCTTCACCGTGAAGTGCAGACTCATATTGGTGTGCAGCAGAGATCAGGGCTTTGGATGGAATACATCCACGGTTTAAACAAACACCGCCCAGTTCGGATTTGTCTACGATCAATACGCTTTGGCCCAGTTGAGCAGCGCGGATGGCAGCTACATAGCCGCCAGGACCCGCACCAATTACTAATGTGTCGATATTGAGAGAAGCGTCGCCTACTACCATATCTTACACCTCCATAACAAGCAGCTCAGGGTTAGCGAGCAGCTGTTTAATGTAATTCATAAAGTTTTGTGCTGTTGCGCCATCGATGATACGGTGGTCAAAGCTCAGGGAAAGAGCCATTACAGGTGCTGCAACTACTTCGCCGTTTTTGATCACTGCTTTTTCGCTGATGCGTCCTGTTCCGAGAATAGCAACTTCAGGGAAGTTGATGATTGGAGTGAAGAACATACCGCCAGCAGAACCGATGTTACTGATGGAGATTGTGCTTCCTCTCATTTCATTCGCGCTCAATTTGCCCTCACGACCACGAGCAGCCAGATCACGGATAGAATCAGCAATCATCCAGATGGATTTACGATCAGCATCTTTGATAACAGGAACGATCAAGCCGTTGTCTGTATCTGTAGCGATACCAATGTTGTAATATTTTTTGTAAACAATTTCGTTAGCTTCTTCATCAATCATAGCGTTCAGAGCCGGGAATTGGCGGGAAGCCGCAACCAGTGCTTTAACGATGAATGGCAGATAAGTAACTTTTGTTCCTTTTTTCTCTGCAATTGGTTTCATACGAGTACGGAAAGCAACCAATTCAGTTACGTCCACTTCGTCCATGATTGTAACGTGAGGTGCTGTGTAAGCCGATTTAACCATTGCATTAGAGATCGCTTTACGGATACCTTTGAATGGTACGCGCTCTTCTTCAACGTGTTGATCAGCTGCAGCCGCTGCTGGTGCTGCGGATTTTTTCTCTTCTTGAGCCGGAGCTTCGGAAGATGCCGCTGCGGAAGAACCGCCACCGTTTTTGAAGGATTCAACATCTTCTTTGGTTACTTTACCGTTGTTGCCAGTGCCGTTAACCTGAGCGATGTCTACACCTTGTTCGCGAGCAAATTTACGCACGCTTGGTGTTGCCAGAACGTCTTTGGCAGGTACTGCCGGAACGCTGTTGTTGCCGCCTTCTTTAGCTGCATCCGAGCTGGAAGCTGCTGCAGAAGAACCGCTTGTGTCAGCTCCGCCTTGAGCTGCATCTTTCTCTTGCTCGCCTTGATCGCCAGCAGGAGCGTCGTCTTGCTCAGGAAGTTCGCCTTCTGCATCGATGATCGCTACAACTTCACCAACATGGCAGATTTGACCGTCTTTAGCGAATACTTCTGTAACTGTTCCGTTAACCGGACAAGGTACTTCTACAACCGCTTTGTCGTTCTGTACTTCCATGATGATATCGTCGTCAGTTACTTTGTCACCGACTTTGATGTGCATCTTGATGATTTCGCCTTCGTGTAGGCCTTCGCCCAATTCAGGGAATTTATATTCAAATTTAGCCAACTGAAAAACCTCCTTGATTATGTGCTCAATCCTGAAAACAACCCTTAACTCCAAGAAACAACTGTTACTGCTAATGCAAATAACTGTTACTCAAGGGGCTAATGGCTGTTTACAGTGCAGCTTGCGCTGCGGTGTGAATCACCATACTGCGCCTTGCGGCATGTCAGATGATTAAATTAGAAATTTACGACTTTGTTAACCGCAGCAACGATACGCGCTGGGTTAGGCAGCCAAGAATCTTCGATTTGTGCAAAAGGATATACAGTATCCGGACCAGCTACACGCAGAACCGGTGCTTCCAAGTGCAGGATTGCTTTTTCATTGATTTGCGCAATGACTTCAGCTGCAACACCTGCGCTCTTTTGAGCT from Paenibacillus sp. FSL R5-0341 harbors:
- the lpdA gene encoding dihydrolipoyl dehydrogenase, producing MVVGDASLNIDTLVIGAGPGGYVAAIRAAQLGQSVLIVDKSELGGVCLNRGCIPSKALISAAHQYESALHGEAFGISAENVKVDFSKTQEFKNGVVKKMTGGVAGLLKGNKVEVFNGECMFINENEARVFNDHESPRYKFKNAIIATGSRPIELKPFPFGGRILSSTEALNLPEVPKSMIVIGGGYIGAELGQMYSKFGAKVTIIEGLDTVLPGFDKDMTSLVAKNMKKTGIEIVTGAKAESAEQTDKDVTVKYSVNGESKEVTADYLLVTVGRRPNTDGELGLDMIGVDVDERGFVKVDHQGRTSIPHIFAIGDIVSGLALAHKASYEGKVAAEAIAGQPSVVDYKCMPAVVFTDPECSSVGYTEKEAKEKGYKVKAGKFPYAGNGRAVSLNHAEGFVKIVADEESGLVLGCQIVGLEASNLIAELGLAIEMGATLEDLALTIHAHPTLGEIVMEAAELVMGHPIHIISR
- a CDS encoding dihydrofolate reductase, with translation MSIELVWAMGENGVIGLNNSIPWRLPKDMAFFKQRTLNKTIIMGRNTWESFGGKPLPQRRNIVVTRDLNYKVQQAEIVHTIEEGLSVTKGEELCVIGGSQVYREFLPLADRLVVTKIHENFEGDTFFPEVDWSEWELIEQIEGEQDEKNVHAYTFEFYERKR
- a CDS encoding dihydrolipoamide acetyltransferase family protein; translation: MAKFEYKFPELGEGLHEGEIIKMHIKVGDKVTDDDIIMEVQNDKAVVEVPCPVNGTVTEVFAKDGQICHVGEVVAIIDAEGELPEQDDAPAGDQGEQEKDAAQGGADTSGSSAAASSSDAAKEGGNNSVPAVPAKDVLATPSVRKFAREQGVDIAQVNGTGNNGKVTKEDVESFKNGGGSSAAASSEAPAQEEKKSAAPAAAAADQHVEEERVPFKGIRKAISNAMVKSAYTAPHVTIMDEVDVTELVAFRTRMKPIAEKKGTKVTYLPFIVKALVAASRQFPALNAMIDEEANEIVYKKYYNIGIATDTDNGLIVPVIKDADRKSIWMIADSIRDLAARGREGKLSANEMRGSTISISNIGSAGGMFFTPIINFPEVAILGTGRISEKAVIKNGEVVAAPVMALSLSFDHRIIDGATAQNFMNYIKQLLANPELLVMEV
- the thyA gene encoding thymidylate synthase codes for the protein MKNYLDLLQDILNNGVHKGDRTGTGTQSVFGRQLRYDLSEGFPLVTTKRIHLKSVIHELLWFLSGDTNISYLKENGVKIWDDWADENGDLGPVYGSQWRTWEAPNGEKIDQIAAVIDSIKNNPDSRRHLVSAWNVAEINHMKLPPCHFAFQFYVAEGKLSCMLTMRSVDTFLGLPFNIASYALLTNMIAQQCDLEVGEFIWSGGDVHIYSNHVDQVKTQLEREPYALPKLVIKRKPDSIFNYKFEDFEFENYQHHPGIKAPIAV